A stretch of DNA from Rheinheimera sp. MMS21-TC3:
TAAAACCAATATAGAGCTAAAGCAACTGCCACAAGTATCAGCGCTTTATGCCATTAGCGGCGAATATGACTTAATTGCCATAGTACAAGCTCAAAGTACCGAGCAACTTAGCCATATTCTGGACGATATTGGTAACCTAGATGGTGTTGAACGAACTAACTCTTCCGTTATTTTAGAAACCAAGTTTAAGCGTTAAAGAAGCCATATCTGTTATCAATCTATTATGAATTTAGCTTTTAAGCATCATAGCTAGCTTACCTAGCTATGAGCTGGGTGCTAGCCTTAAATTAAAGTACTTGGCTAATCTGTTCAGCTAAGGCTTTAATTTGCTCCATATCCCCCTTCTCAGCACTATGGCCTTTTAAATTAGCTAAATGCTCAGGAATTAAATGAAAATGTAAGTGAGGTACAGTTTGCCCTGCATCTTTACCATTAAGCTGCATTAGCACAACACCTTCAACGCCTAAGGTTGATTTTTGCGCCGACATCACCTTTTGCACTGTCGTCATAGTATGCGCTAGCATATCGGCAGGAATCTCTAATAAGGTTTCAGCGGCAAACTTAGGTATCACTAAAGCATGGCCCTTTGCTTGGGGCATAATATCCATAAAAGCTAAGCTAAATTCATCTTCATAAATTTTAAAGCAAGGCAATTCACCACGCAGAATTTTGGCAAATACATTATTGTTATCATAGCTATTATTTTGGCTCATTGACGGCTCCTACTAGCGGATAAAATTTGATTATACCTTTGTTACTGATAAAGAAAAGCAGCTATAGGCTGTATCACCTTAGCTGCTTTAGTTCAGACTCTACGTCTAAATTTTAGTTTAGGCTAACCTTTGCTTAAGCAAATAAATGCTTAGCATGAAAGCGTAAATGAGATTCAATAAAACTAGAAATAAAGTAATAGCTATGATCATAGCCTTCTTGATAGCGTATTTCGATATCCGCATCAGGATGCTGTTTCGCAGCCGCAATTAAGCTTTCTGTGCGTAATTGATCAGGAAAAAAGTTATCCGCAGTGCCTTGGTCAACTAAAATAGGTAATAGTGATGTTGCTTCTGTTAATAACAAAGAGGCATCGTACTGCTGCCATTGTTGTTTATCTTCGCCTAAATAACCTGATAATGCTTTAATACCCCAAGCAGCATTCATTGGATTACAAATAGGTGAGAAAGCCGAAATACTCTTATAACGCTCAGTATTACGCAAACCAATAACTAAAGCGCCATGCCCCCCCATTGAGTGCCCCGTTATCGCTCTATTTTCAGAAATAGGTAATTGGCCTTCAACTAATTGCGGTAACTCATGCAAAATATAGTCATACATTTGATAATGCTTAGCAAAAGGCGCTTGGGTGGCATTAACATAAAAGCCGGCACCTAAACCAAAATCGTAAGCTGCATTTTCATCATCAGCGACACCTTCACCACGCGGGCTAGTATCAGGAATAATTAAGGCTATTCCCAACTCTGCCGCAATGCGTTGAGCGCCAGCTTTGCTTGAGAAGTTTTCATCATTACAGGTTAAGCCTGATAACCAATAGACTGCTGGCACTTTTTTAGTTTCAGCTTCAGCGGGTAAGAACACCGAAAACTGCATTTTACAGTTAAGGCTATGCGAATTGTGTTCAAAGCGGATTTGTTTACCAGCAAACACTAAGTGCTCACTGACTTTAGTTAATTTATCTTGACTCATAAAACCTCCAAAAACACCGAAATACTAACTATGAACATAAGAAATATAATTAGTAATATTTAGCTAATAGATAGATTAGAACCTCATTTTGTTTGACACAGGTTGTCTGAGAGAGCGCTTGCGCGAACGAGTTACTGTGGCAATCAAGAATGAGTGTTGTAATCTATAAACTAGCCTATCGCTAAAGTTAATATTGAATCAGCTTAAAAATGAATAACAGTACGAATTGACTTGCCTTCATGCATTAAATCAAACGCCTTATTAATATCTTCTAACGGCATAGTGTGAGTAATAAAGGTATCTAACTCAAACTCACCTTGTAAGTAGCGTTCAACATAATCTGGTAATTCACTGCGGCCTTTAACGCCCCCAAAGGCAGTACCACGCCAAACACGACCGGTAACTAATTGAAATGGACGAGTTGAAATTTCTTGGCCGGCCCCGGCAACACCAATAATTACTGACTCCCCCCAACCTTTATGGCAACATTCTAATGCTGAACGCATAACGTTAACGTTACCTATACATTCAAAAGAGAAATCAACGCCGCCATCGGTCATTTCAACAATAACCTCTTGAATAGGCTTGTCATAGTTTTTAGGGTTAATCACATCTGTTGCACCCAGCTGCTTAGCAATTTCAAATTTATCTTCATTGATGTCAATGGCAATAATACGGCTAGCTTTAGCCATTACCGCACCGATAATGGCTGATAAACCAATACCACCTAAACCAAATACCGCAACGGTATCGCCCGGTTGTACTTTAGCCGTATTGATTACAGCACCCATACCCGTTGTAACACCACAGCCTAATAAGCAAACTTTTTCCAATGGCGCTTCTTTGTTGATTTTCGCTAATGAAATCTCTGGTAGCACCGTATATTCAGAAAAAGTTGAGGTACCCATATAATGATAAATTGGCTTACCATCTTTAGAAAAACGCGTTGTACCATCTGGCATTAACCCCTTACCTTGCGTTTCACGAATGGCTTGGCAAAGGTTAGTTTTACCTGATAAACAGAACTTACACTTACCACATTCTGGTGTGTATAACGGAATAACATGATCACCCACAGCAACAGAGGTTACGCCCTCACCTACGGCTTCAACAATACCACCACCTTCATGGCCTAAAACGGCAGGAAAAATACCTTCAGGATCATCACCCGATAAAGTAAAGGCATCAGTATGACACACACCCGTTGCAATAATTTTTACTAAGACTTCACCTTTTTGCGGTGGCATTAAATCAATTTCTTCAATTGATAACGGCTGGCCTGGGCCCCATGCAACGGCTGCACGTGTTTTAATCATTTCCATTTTAGTATCCTTTTAAATAATAACGAAATTTTAGATATGGCTAAGTATAACCTGAAATCAATCTTTTCTAAATCCACACAAATGGCACAATTAGGTAATTCAGTTTTACCGCATAGTAATAATACCGATATCATGGGGTAGCATGAGGCACTATACTTGAGACTGCTTTACAAACAGCCTATGCTGGCTTAACTGTAGTTATAAACTTTTAGGATTGCATTAATGCAACAGATTAAAATAGATTTAGTATCAGATATCGCCTGCCCTTGGTGCGCTATTGGCTATGCCCGCTTACAACAAGCTTTAAGCAGTTTACCGA
This window harbors:
- a CDS encoding HIT family protein yields the protein MSQNNSYDNNNVFAKILRGELPCFKIYEDEFSLAFMDIMPQAKGHALVIPKFAAETLLEIPADMLAHTMTTVQKVMSAQKSTLGVEGVVLMQLNGKDAGQTVPHLHFHLIPEHLANLKGHSAEKGDMEQIKALAEQISQVL
- the fghA gene encoding S-formylglutathione hydrolase: MSQDKLTKVSEHLVFAGKQIRFEHNSHSLNCKMQFSVFLPAEAETKKVPAVYWLSGLTCNDENFSSKAGAQRIAAELGIALIIPDTSPRGEGVADDENAAYDFGLGAGFYVNATQAPFAKHYQMYDYILHELPQLVEGQLPISENRAITGHSMGGHGALVIGLRNTERYKSISAFSPICNPMNAAWGIKALSGYLGEDKQQWQQYDASLLLTEATSLLPILVDQGTADNFFPDQLRTESLIAAAKQHPDADIEIRYQEGYDHSYYFISSFIESHLRFHAKHLFA
- a CDS encoding S-(hydroxymethyl)glutathione dehydrogenase/class III alcohol dehydrogenase, whose amino-acid sequence is MIKTRAAVAWGPGQPLSIEEIDLMPPQKGEVLVKIIATGVCHTDAFTLSGDDPEGIFPAVLGHEGGGIVEAVGEGVTSVAVGDHVIPLYTPECGKCKFCLSGKTNLCQAIRETQGKGLMPDGTTRFSKDGKPIYHYMGTSTFSEYTVLPEISLAKINKEAPLEKVCLLGCGVTTGMGAVINTAKVQPGDTVAVFGLGGIGLSAIIGAVMAKASRIIAIDINEDKFEIAKQLGATDVINPKNYDKPIQEVIVEMTDGGVDFSFECIGNVNVMRSALECCHKGWGESVIIGVAGAGQEISTRPFQLVTGRVWRGTAFGGVKGRSELPDYVERYLQGEFELDTFITHTMPLEDINKAFDLMHEGKSIRTVIHF